The region TTTAAATAGCCTATCAAATAACTGTAAAACAATTATTGATTCTATTGAAGTAAGCATTTCCAAAAGCCTTGAGGATAGCAATCTCTCGGACTTTGAAAAAGATCGTTTGAAAACACTCAAAGAGCACCTTCAGACTAATAAGAGTGCAGTAATTCGATCACTGCATTTAAGACTAGCTCGTCTATATCTAGGTTACTTGAGCCGAGAACATACGGCACTTGTAAAGAAAGGCTAAATTCGCTTTTGTATCACCGAGAAAACAGGAGGATTAAAATTTATGGGCACTGCACTCATTCTTATAGGAGGACGTAGCGCTGTTCCAGCGATATCTGGAGTACTTCAATTTCTGGATAATATCAGCAAAATCAAGTTTCTCACTTGTGAAGGAGAAGAATATGAAGAACTTCAGAGAATCACCTCTAATTTTATACAAGACAAAAAAAAGGATGTAGATTTCTTGCCCGACCGGGATGTCAGGAAGGTTGATCCTTACAACTTTGCCGAAGTCTTGAAAGCATTAACTGAACTGCTTTCCGGAGAGGACGATGTTTCCTTTGCCAGTCTAGCTTCAGCCCCGCAAACGATGTCTGTTGCTAGCTACGACTTCCTTCAGAAAAATTTTCCAAATGCAATTGTTTTTACTGTTAGCACTGACCGGGCAATCATTATTCCTCTCAAGGAAAATGAGTCTCCAATATCATTCACACATAAACTAACTGTAGAAGACTACATTCGAGCATATGGACATGAGATTTACAAAAGAAAAGCGGAAAACAGCTTTACTTTTCAGAACCATCAACAACTAAAAGAGTTAGTTGATTACTTTGTTGAAAATATCGAAGTCGTTGACTCAATACTGTTGGAAATTCGACAACAAGCTGGCAAAGGTAGCGATTCAAATGAACTACCCCGCTGCAAGCAGACGGGGTATCAGAATCAAAAAAGAGTAAGCTGCTCATCTCGGTGTAGCTTGAGATATTCGTTACCCTGATTTTTGACGTAGTTCGCAATCATCCCTTCATCCCCGTGTTTCCCAACTGTACTTGCAAAATAGCCATCACTCCAAAACTCTCCACCCCATAGCTTTTGCTTCACCTGAGGACAACGCCGAAACACTTCCCTTGCGGTCAAACTCTTGATCATTTTGACCAATTTGGTCACGCTGTATGTCGGCACCGATTGGACTAAAAAGTGCACATGGTCTTTGTCTACACCGATTTCTATAAATTTAATCTCGTAGCGTTTCTCAATCTCCAGGCAAACTTCTCGCAAAACTTCATCGACCTGTTCATCAAACACAGCCCGCCGATACTTTGCTGGAAACACAAGGTGGTATAGCAAAACCGTAACGTTATGACTTTTGTGGATGTACTCGCTCATCCCTGCATTTTACGCTGCAGAGCAGCGGGGAATTGACCCATAGAGATTAAAAACTCTTGCGCGATATCTTTAAGCGAAGACATCATTAATAAACATAACTTGGTAAAATCTTTTGTTATTGAATTTCTTGAAAAATTGCAAGCAAAAGAATTAATTGATGGGTTGAGCACAGACTCCGAAATATCTTTTCGTGTCAAGCCCGATCCGTATAGTTTTCTACAGGGAGACTGGCTTGAACTATTCGCCTATTGTCAGGCTCAAGAATGTCATTTCGACTCACTAGAGCCTTCTATTGAGATGAGTGACTATAATGGCGAAATCGATTTGTTTTGTCTTCATAATTCAAATCCTTTAATATGTGAATGCAAAACAGGAAAATTTGACAAGAAAGAAATATTTAAGCTGCGTAACATTGCTGAAAAGTTAGGAGAGAGTTATTGCCTCAAAGTTCTTATAGTAAGTTCTGTTGAAGTTTCTGATGAACTTGAGCAGGAAGCTAGTAATAGTAGGGTAACAATCTTTAAAGGTCGAGATCTGATTAAGCTGTCACAACTTCTCAAACAAGAAATGGAAGATCCTCATTATAAAAGACGATAATTGGAGCTAGTGGACTATGACTCTGAAGCAGCATGCACAAACACTCTACTTAGATGCCGAGGGACGATTGACTTTGCCGGATCAAGTTCGCCAAGAATTAGGTTTGACTGAGGGCGATCGCTTCATTCTCACTGTCTTAGAGACAGGCGTTCTACAACTGGCAAGCCTGAAGCAGCAAGTCCATAGCCTACGCGGAATTCTAACGAATCCAACGCCAGAACGAAGCGTCGTGGATGAGTTGATTCAAGAACGTCGTCGGAGTTCTGCAAATGAGTAAGGTAGTGCTAGATGCTTCAGCAATGCTGGCTTATCTTTTTGATGAAGATGGAGCCGACTTCGTTGAAACAGCACTCAACGATCATGTCTGTGTGGGTGCTATAAACTGGGCTGAAGTTCTTTCAAAGGTTGAAGATAAAGGACATTCGTTTAATGACTTAACCAGGACTCTGAGAGGATGTTTGAA is a window of Leptolyngbyaceae cyanobacterium JSC-12 DNA encoding:
- a CDS encoding protein of unknown function (DUF1887) (IMG reference gene:2510097275~PFAM: Domain of unknown function (DUF1887)) produces the protein MGTALILIGGRSAVPAISGVLQFLDNISKIKFLTCEGEEYEELQRITSNFIQDKKKDVDFLPDRDVRKVDPYNFAEVLKALTELLSGEDDVSFASLASAPQTMSVASYDFLQKNFPNAIVFTVSTDRAIIIPLKENESPISFTHKLTVEDYIRAYGHEIYKRKAENSFTFQNHQQLKELVDYFVENIEVVDSILLEIRQQAGKGSDSNELPRCKQTGYQNQKRVSCSSRCSLRYSLP
- a CDS encoding MraZ protein (IMG reference gene:2510097278~PFAM: MraZ protein); amino-acid sequence: MTLKQHAQTLYLDAEGRLTLPDQVRQELGLTEGDRFILTVLETGVLQLASLKQQVHSLRGILTNPTPERSVVDELIQERRRSSANE
- a CDS encoding hypothetical protein (IMG reference gene:2510097279~PFAM: PIN domain), with protein sequence MSKVVLDASAMLAYLFDEDGADFVETALNDHVCVGAINWAEVLSKVEDKGHSFNDLTRTLRGCLKRVEREHVSFASLCICPHPPTPSPKLGRRGVEASSPSPKLGRGI
- a CDS encoding transposase (IMG reference gene:2510097276~PFAM: Transposase IS200 like) produces the protein MSEYIHKSHNVTVLLYHLVFPAKYRRAVFDEQVDEVLREVCLEIEKRYEIKFIEIGVDKDHVHFLVQSVPTYSVTKLVKMIKSLTAREVFRRCPQVKQKLWGGEFWSDGYFASTVGKHGDEGMIANYVKNQGNEYLKLHRDEQLTLF